From the genome of Glycine max cultivar Williams 82 chromosome 2, Glycine_max_v4.0, whole genome shotgun sequence, one region includes:
- the LOC100796873 gene encoding uncharacterized protein has product MESKQEAPSVILNLMGLDQVPTQHPIRDKQKVLSENYLQKVASIGVRKKRSSHQHHSSGMNTSEKEEFEDVLKVVKALRRGKHHNPSKGNGKENPISCKNSNLDDGLLQEIFYPKSMRLYPEMRERKKISYHMNSGKQSSRPFSKISEEISMQSGNVANGVLNTASSSFLRGNEAFASDMLKLKPASNISVNEIQFNFPFLCSDSRTKTLAQGDVAEKLRELGRCGQVCIHNQLPMISEHGNGTRDLTHQSGYYSNDKIRKNIRCKAGVNYSFARRVSIPLCAASVIADNGRTMNQDILFQRYWGLRKNASANWLSWKSKNENVNQKECMEDVNLSPGHEKLPSLSSYFHSNHTEENGINHMSEKRVYGKDLSDKVTMPPQLSSSSPSPELIDSQILQERRLMNDEVKNKTYEDSSMPMQNVVSPDSSVDFLVSDATTEVVGRSHYNPTNHQYKSTVFLSQEIDSLSYTSKKQDTSDFQEDSVLSLCSEADPDSISSFEEAYEPSPISVLEPLFGEDSRFSSKCGDHVYDSSEVDDEEYDLNVSSDEDCENEYVDDPEEKKDIAGLFRAEESRDFSYVVEVLTEAGICNRSLFTDFSTWHSAECPISPSVFEILEKKFGEQQLWKKSERKLLFDRINLGLLEILQPYLYIPMWEKPMSRRLNAEPSQNMIEEEMWGLLVAQEKKASKGLADSILEGEIRWIELVEDVEDIVREIVNLLIEELANEIVSLEKF; this is encoded by the exons ATGGAATCCAAACAAGAAGCACCAAGTGTTATTTTAAACTTGATGGGTCTTGATCAAGTGCCTACCCAACATCCCATTAGAGATAAGCAGAAAGTGCTCTCTGAGAATTACCTGCAGAAAGTTGCCTCTATTGGTGTCAGAAAGAAGCGTTCATCTCATCAGCATCATTCCTCTGGAATGAATACTAGTGAAAAGGAAGAATTTGAGGATGTTTTAAAAGTGGTCAAAGCACTAAGGCGAGGTAAGCACCATAACCCATCAAAGGGAAATGGTAAAGAGAATCCTATTTCTTGCAAAAATTCTAATTTGGATGATGGGCTGCTCCAAGAGATATTTTATCCTAAAAGCATGAGACTGTATCCTGAAATgagggagagaaagaaaatatcCTATCACATGAATTCTGGTAAGCAGAGTTCAAGGCCTTTCAGTAAAATTTCAGAGGAGATTTCAATGCAATCGGGAAATGTTGCAAACGGAGTTTTAAATACTGCTTCAAGTTCTTTTCTCAGAGGGAATGAAGCATTTGCCAGTGATATGCTAAAGCTGAAGCCTGCTTCAAATATTTCAGTTAATGAGATCCAATTCAATTTCCCTTTCCTCTGTTCTGATTCCAGGACCAAAACTTTGGCACAGGGGGATGTGGCTGAAAAATTGCGAGAACTTGGACGGTGTGGTCAAGTCTGTATACATAACCAGTTGCCTATGATTTCTGAACATGGAAATGGAACAAGAGATTTGACTCATCAAAGTGGTTATTATAGCAATGACAAAATTAGAAAGAACATTAGATGTAAGGCTGGTGTTAATTACAGCTTTGCTAGAAGAGTGTCAATACCTCTTTGTGCAGCTTCAGTTATTGCTGATAACGGTAGAACTATGAATCAGGATATCTTGTTTCAGAGATATTGGGGTTTGAGAAAGAATGCATCTGCAAATTGGTTATCATGGAAGTCGAAGAATGAAAATGTTAACCAGAAAGAATGTATGGAAGATGTGAACCTCAGTCCTGGCCATGAGAAACTCCCTTCCCTTTCCTCTTATTTCCATAGTAATCACACTGAAGAGAATGGTATAAATCATATGTCAGAGAAGAGAGTTTATGGGAAGGATTTGTCTGATAAGGTAACTATGCCTCCTCAATTGTCAAGTTCTAGTCCTTCTCCCGAATTGATAGACAGTCAGATCTTGCAAGAGAGGCGCTTAATGAATGATGAAGTGAAGAACAAAACATATGAAGACAGTAGTATGCCTATGCAAAATGTTGTGTCTCCTGATTCATCAGTTGATTTCTTGGTATCTGATGCAACAACTGAGGTTGTTGGCAGATCACATTATAACCCAACCAATCATCAATATAAATCAACAGTCTTCTTGTCACAAGAAATTGATTCTCTGAGTTATACTTCAAAGAAACAG GATACATCAGATTTTCAAGAAGATTCTGTACTTTCACTTTGCTCTGAGGCTGACCCCGATTCCATCAGTAGCTTTGAGGAGGCATATGAACCTAGTCCAATTTCAGTTTTGGAACCCTTATTTGGAGAGGACAGTCGATTCAGCTCTAAATGTGGCGATCATGTATATG ATTCCTCTGAAGTGGATGATGAAGAATATGATTTGAATGTTTCAAGTGATGAAGATTGTGAGAATGAATATGTAGATGACcctgaagaaaagaaagatatagCAGGATTATTTAGAGCTGAAGAAAGTAGGGATTTCTCATATGTTGTTGAGGTCTTAACCGAGGCAGGTATATGTAATAGGAGCTTGTTCACAGACTTTTCTACATGGCACTCTGCAGAATGTCCTATTAGCCCTTCTGTCTTCGAAATCCTGGAAAAGAAATTTGGCGAGCAGCAACTTTGGAAGAAATCTGAAAGGAAACTTCTCTTTGATCGCATTAACTTAGGGCTGCTGGAGATTCTGCAGCCATATTTGTACATCCCAATGTGGGAAAAGCCCATGTCAAGAAGGTTGAATGCCGAACCAAGCCAGAACATGATTGAGGAGGAGATGTGGGGGTTGCTTGTTGCACAGGAAAAGAAAGCTAGTAAAGGGTTAGCAGACAGTATCCTCGAAGGGGAGATTAGGTGGATAGAACTAGTTGAAGATGTTGAAGATATTGTTAGAGAGATAGTAAATTTGTTAATAGAGGAGCTTGCAAACGAGATAGTTAGCTTGGAGAAATTTTGA